The genomic segment TACTGTTGGCTCCGTAGGTTTGGACGGCGACTTCATGAGCCTCTTCACCGAAGGCAAAGGAGCAGAAAATGCCAATGTGGATGATTTGGCCTCACGCCTGGATGCAGGCGAATTTGATCTCGTAGCTGTCGGCCGTGCCCTGCTCGTCGATCCTGCCTGGTCCGATAAAGTCCGCGACGGACGGCAAGATGAATTAATTCCGTTTACGCCGGCTGCTTTGCAGACGCTGCATTAAGAACCTATTGCTCACAACCTAATAAATCCCCAGCTCCTCCTTTTTCACGGATTGGAGGAGCTGGGGATTTTATTGTTTCTACCTACACAAAGCTAGACTTGGCGGACACAGCAACCGCTATTCCAACGGAATCACGGGTTAAGGCGCAGGACGCGGACTCAGGAGCCGCTAATGTGCCGCCAATAGCCATTTTGACGGGATAATGAGGGTTATAACGGATTTCCTGTCCGCTCACCTCACGGCCTGGAATTGGCTCAACAGCCAGAATAGCGGAACCTCAGTCCTCCAAATAAGGAGTGGCAGGGCGACTGCGGCTTGCATTCACACCCTAGCTATTTTATCTACTAATTTTGCCTCGCGAATAACGCTCTAGCCTCTTGATAGCTCTCCAATGTCCCGATATCAAAGCGCTTCCCTTCAAACTTGTAGGCATGAACCTCTTTATGCCGAATCAGCCAAGGCACAAAATGGCCCGGTGCATCAGCGTTGCTGCCCTCCGCCAAATATTGCTTGATTAATGGCAGTGTGGACTGCCCGTAAATATAAAACGGCGGACATGCCAAATTGGATTTGGGCTGTTCGGGCTTTTCCTCAAAAGCTATGACTTTTCCATTGCCATCGGTTTGTATGACACCTGTGCGCCTCAGAAAATCGATATCATCCATCTCATGGGCTGCAATCGTATCTGTCCCTGAGCTTTGATAGAAATGAACCATTTCGGTTAGTTCAAAGTCGAACAAATTGTCGCCCGCCATAACTAGAACATCATCGTCCAGCTTTTCCTGTTCCAGAACAAACTGCAAGTCGGCAATAGCCCCTAAACGGTCCTCATTGCTTGTCGTCAGATCATCAATGACTTTAATCGGCTTGGAATAGTCTGATTGGCTCTCCCAATGAACAAAGTGCCCATAAAAACGATGGTTAGTCACAATAAAAATCTCGTCAATCAAGCTAACTCTTTCAATCTTCTCCATAATATGATCCATGATTGCTTTCCCTCCAACCTCCAGAAGAGGCTTTGGAAAGTCCCTGGTCAAAGGATACAGGCGAGTTGCGTAACCCGCCGCTAAAATAATGGCCTTCATTCGTATTTCCCTCGCTTCTAACCCCTGTTATATAATTCGCGCGCCATCATCGGTTTTGCTGAAGCTTACCTGATATAAATCCTTATACGCTGGATGCTGCTTTGGATATTGTGCATCAATGGCGGCTTTGATCTGCTCCTTATATGCGGGATCTACGAGCCCAATGCAGCAGCCTCTATAGCCCGCTCCGCTGAATCTGGCTCCATATACGCCTTCTGTATGCTTAAGGATACGGAAAATGCTAATCAGCTCGGGACAGCCGCAATCATAATTATGAATGGAGCTTTCCCCTGATTCAAGCATCAGGCTGCCGAATTTTTGCAGGTCCCCCTGTTTCCACGCCTCGGCGCCTTGCCTTACACGTTCATTCTCGGTGAAAAAATGCTCCGCCCGCTTTTGAAATCTGCCTTGCAAGCCTGACTTATGCTCCCGGTAAACCTCATGCTCAATATCTCGGAGCTGGGTCCCTTTCAGATTTTTCATCGGCAACCCGGCCATCTCGTGCAGGAGCCATGCGGCCACTTTGCATTCATCTACACGGTTGTTATAGTCGGTTCCGATTAAGGCTTTGCTCACACCGGAATAAACAATAACAACTTCAAATTCCGGCATCGCTTGCGGCCTTTCGATTAATTCATAGCTTTTGGTTTTCGTATCCATTACGGTCAAATAGCCTTCGCGGCTTAAAATATTGATCGACTGGTCCAGTATGCCATTGTTTAGCCCAATAAAATGATTCTCCACCCAGTGGCTGTAGTTAATGAGCTCAAGCGAAGGGAGTTTGATTCCGTTCACGTCGCAAAGGGCCAGCAAATAGGCGGTAGTTACCGCTGCTGAAGAGCTCAAGCCGCCAATCGGATGCTTGCCTCTAACCAATGCGCAAATGCCGTACTTTAAAATATTTTGCTTTCTTAAAGCCAGGACGGCTCCCCTTAAATAATTGCCCCAAAATCCCGGCACCATCGCCGGAACCTGATCCAGATGAAAATATTCCTCGTCGGGGAAATCCAAGCTTTGCACTCTTATATATTCTTCTTCATTCTGAACATAAACCATATCCACAGAAATATCCAGCGTCATCCCGGCTACCAGCCCGGCTTGATGATCGACATGAGCCCCGAAGGGACAAAAGCGAAGCGGCGATTTAATCGTTTTTACCTGATTTTTAAGATGGGGATATTTAAGCTTTAACCGCTGTTCCAAATGGTCCATTTCCTACACTCCCTCTTTTTGTGAAGGCAACGTATATCGTAAATATAGGCAATCAGCCCTTCTTCAGCCGTTTTAGCAGCAGCGCTCTTTTCTCGGGCGAAATGCTGTCCAAAGCAGAGACGCGCTCCTTCCCGGCACCTTGCTCGGGCGCCGCCTCCGCAGCCGTTTCCCGAAACATCGCTTCGAACGCTTCCCCAACGGCAGCGAGAGGAATTTTCGTCAAATACTTGTCCTTATAAGCTTTCAAATGGGGCTGGCTAACTCTCTGCTCGACCGTCCGCAGCCCTCTTGTCGACTTCATATGGGCAATGGTTACATCTGCCGTCAATTCTATACCGGTGTAGGATACCAAATCTTCCTTAATTGCATAGACCTGATAGCTGCCCTTATTGATTAAACGCGACAATGCCGGGCTTTCCTTATGGTTTTCCGTCCCGTAATACATTTCCTCGCGCCATTCCCGTATGAATGCAGGAGCCTTGGCGATGGAATTGATCACAAAGAAAGAGGCGATATATTCACAAAAGGCTTCCTGCTCTTCGCGGCGGCAGGCGACGAAATCAACGTCTTCCGGTATTAAACGGGTGAAATCGGCAAGGAACAGGCAATCGGAATCGATCATGACGGTTGGCAGCGAATCCTTTTCAATGACCTGCAGCAGAAAAGCGGTTTTGGAGTATACATTTTTGCGCCAGTCCTCATCGTGAAGCAGCACATGCTTCGTGTTCAGCTCGGTTGATACAATTTCCATCTGCGGAAAAACAGACAAATATTTTTTATCGTCCTCGGATAGTCCCGTATCGTAAACGTACAGCTTATGAATCCGGCTTAAATCGACATTGTCATAAAAGGAATTGACAAACAGCTTTCCAAAGTCAAAATAATCACTGTTCAATACAGTCATTACATTAAATATCATAGCTCTTCCCCCTGCTAAAAACTTTCTTACTCGCCAGCTGTTTATTTATCCGCTCCAGTTCCCGATCTTCCTCCTGCTGGATGCGATCCTTATCCCTTATAAACAGCGGCCCCGGAATGGCATCGGGCAAAATATCGTCCATATACCGGAGCGGATTATACCTTAGTCCGAGGAAGCTCCAGGCCGCCATAAACAAGCCGATTAAAATAAACAGCAGGCCGATTCCCCGTGTCGGTCCCGTGCCTACGAGCCAGCCCAGGCGATTCACAAGCTCCGGATGATCGACAAACAGCGGCTTGAAAATGTTGTCCGACAGCAGGCCGCCAATATAGTAGCCCAGCGGAATGGTAGGCAAAGCGAACAGCTGATTGATCGAAAAAACCCTCGCCAGCAGCTCGGCCCGCACCTTGGATTGGATCAGCGTCTGCCAGTGGGCATTTGTCATCGACAGGGAAACACCGTAAGCGAATACGCCCGCCATAACCAGCCCAACGATCGGCGTTAGCCCCATTACGATGTAGGAAAGGCCGATTAGCAAGCTAAAACCAATCATGCCCTCCGCCCTTCTGCGGGTACCGCCCCATAAACCCATAGCGATTCCGCCTGCCAGTCCCCCTATGCCGATGGCCGAGGTCACCATTCCGAGTACAACGGTAGAGCCAAAGGTTAATACGAGCGGAGTAATAAGGACGTTGGCCATGCCCAGCATCAAATTGGAAACCATAAAAAACAAAATCAATGCCACGAAGCTTTTGCGCTTCCTTATAAAATTCCAGCCTCCGGCCATTTGGGCCCAAAAGGGCTCTTCAATTTTGCGGAATAAGGAATTTGGAAATCGAATAAAGAGCAAAGTCGATATCGCAAACAGAAAGGATAGGAAGTCGATGAAAAGAATGCCCGGCAGCTCAAAAGTCAATACGAGAACGCCCCCAAGCAGCGGTGCCAGCACCTCACTTGAAGAGGTAGCCAGCTGCACAATTCCATTGGCTTGGCCGAGATAGCGCTTTGGCGCAATTTGGGCAACTGCCGCCAAGTAGGCCGGACGCTGAAAGGCATTGGCGATCGATATAGCCGCCACCGCGACATAAATATGCCAGGTCTGCAGCGAGTTGCTGTAAAAGAACAAAGCAATCATAATCGTGACCAGCGCGGAGCAAACATTGCTCCAAATGAGAATCAGCCTGCGATCCTGCTTGTCCGCTAGAGTACCCGCGAAAGGAAGCATTAGTATCCCGGGCAGGCGATGGAACACCAGCGTTGCGGCAAA from the Paenibacillus sp. BIHB 4019 genome contains:
- a CDS encoding nucleotidyltransferase family protein; amino-acid sequence: MKAIILAAGYATRLYPLTRDFPKPLLEVGGKAIMDHIMEKIERVSLIDEIFIVTNHRFYGHFVHWESQSDYSKPIKVIDDLTTSNEDRLGAIADLQFVLEQEKLDDDVLVMAGDNLFDFELTEMVHFYQSSGTDTIAAHEMDDIDFLRRTGVIQTDGNGKVIAFEEKPEQPKSNLACPPFYIYGQSTLPLIKQYLAEGSNADAPGHFVPWLIRHKEVHAYKFEGKRFDIGTLESYQEARALFARQN